The following coding sequences lie in one Arabidopsis thaliana chromosome 3, partial sequence genomic window:
- a CDS encoding Leucine-rich repeat protein kinase family protein (Leucine-rich repeat protein kinase family protein; FUNCTIONS IN: protein serine/threonine kinase activity, kinase activity, ATP binding; INVOLVED IN: transmembrane receptor protein tyrosine kinase signaling pathway, protein amino acid phosphorylation; LOCATED IN: endomembrane system; EXPRESSED IN: 22 plant structures; EXPRESSED DURING: 13 growth stages; CONTAINS InterPro DOMAIN/s: Protein kinase, ATP binding site (InterPro:IPR017441), Protein kinase, catalytic domain (InterPro:IPR000719), Leucine-rich repeat-containing N-terminal domain, type 2 (InterPro:IPR013210), Leucine-rich repeat (InterPro:IPR001611), Serine-threonine/tyrosine-protein kinase (InterPro:IPR001245), Protein kinase-like domain (InterPro:IPR011009); BEST Arabidopsis thaliana protein match is: Leucine-rich receptor-like protein kinase family protein (TAIR:AT5G01890.1); Has 218234 Blast hits to 138588 proteins in 4594 species: Archae - 166; Bacteria - 19582; Metazoa - 73931; Fungi - 10568; Plants - 87830; Viruses - 425; Other Eukaryotes - 25732 (source: NCBI BLink).), with protein MYKALIFTVLLVSAVAPVRSLDPPLNDDVLGLIVFKADLRDPEQKLASWNEDDYTPCSWNGVKCHPRTNRVTELNLDGFSLSGRIGRGLLQLQFLHKLSLSNNNLTGIINPNMLLSLVNLKVVDLSSNGLSGSLPDEFFRQCGSLRVLSLAKNKLTGKIPVSISSCSSLAALNLSSNGFSGSMPLGIWSLNTLRSLDLSRNELEGEFPEKIDRLNNLRALDLSRNRLSGPIPSEIGSCMLLKTIDLSENSLSGSLPNTFQQLSLCYSLNLGKNALEGEVPKWIGEMRSLETLDLSMNKFSGQVPDSIGNLLALKVLNFSGNGLIGSLPVSTANCINLLALDLSGNSLTGKLPMWLFQDGSRDVSALKNDNSTGGIKKIQVLDLSHNAFSGEIGAGLGDLRDLEGLHLSRNSLTGPIPSTIGELKHLSVLDVSHNQLNGMIPRETGGAVSLEELRLENNLLEGNIPSSIKNCSSLRSLILSHNKLLGSIPPELAKLTRLEEVDLSFNELAGTLPKQLANLGYLHTFNISHNHLFGELPAGGIFNGLSPSSVSGNPGICGAVVNKSCPAISPKPIVLNPNATFDPYNGEIVPPGAGHKRILLSISSLIAISAAAAIVVGVIAITVLNLRVRASTVSRSAVPLTFSGGDDFSRSPTTDSNSGKLVMFSGEPDFSTGTHALLNKDCELGRGGFGAVYRTVIRDGYPVAIKKLTVSSLVKSQDEFEREVKKLGKLRHSNLVKLEGYYWTTSLQLLIYEFLSGGSLYKQLHEAPGGNSSLSWNDRFNIILGTAKCLAYLHQSNIIHYNIKSSNVLLDSSGEPKVGDYGLARLLPMLDRYVLSSKIQSALGYMAPEFACRTVKITEKCDVYGFGVLVLEVVTGKKPVEYMEDDVVVLCDMVREALEDGRADECIDPRLQGKFPVEEAVAVIKLGLICTSQVPSSRPHMGEAVNILRMIRCPSGSSDELGSS; from the exons ATGTACAAAGCACTGATTTTTACAGTCTTGTTGGTGTCGGCAGTAGCTCCGGTGAGATCTCTAGACCCGCCTttaaacgacgacgttttagGGCTCATTGTCTTCAAAGCCGATTTACGAGATCCAGAGCAAAAGCTAGCTTCTTGGAACGAAGATGACTACACTCCTTGTAGTTGGAACGGAGTCAAATGCCATCCGAGGACGAATCGAGTCACTGAGTTAAATCTAGATGGCTTCTCTCTGTCTGGTCGAATTGGTCGTGGCCTACTTCAGCTTCAGTTTCTTCATAAGCTCTCTCTGTCCAACAACAATCTCACGGGAATCATTAACCCTAATATGCTGCTGAGCCTTGTTAACCTTAAGGTTGTTGACTTGAGTAGCAATGGCTTGTCTGGTTCGCTTCCTGATGAGTTTTTCAGGCAATGTGGGTCATTAAGAGTTTTATCTCTGGCGAAGAACAAACTAACGGGGAAGATTCCGGTTAGTATAAGCTCGTGCTCGTCTCTTGCTGCTTTAAACTTGTCTTCCAATGGTTTTTCTGGTTCTATGCCTTTGGGGATTTGGTCTTTGAACACTCTAAGATCACTTGATTTGTCGAGGAATGAGTTAGAGGGAGAGTTTCCAGAGAAGATAGATAGATTGAACAACTTGCGTGCGCTTGATTTGAGTAGAAACCGGTTATCTGGTCCTATTCCTAGCGAAATTGGGAGCTGTATGCTGCTGAAGACTATTGATCTTAGTGAAAACTCTCTATCAGGAAGCTTACCAAATACATTTCAGCAGCTCAGTTTGTGTTATTCTCTGAACTTGGGAAAGAATGCGTTAGAAGGTGAAGTTCCAAAGTGGATAGGAGAAATGAGGAGTCTTGAGACTTTGGATCTTTCCATGAATAAGTTTTCAGGGCAGGTTCCAGACTCCATAGGCAACCTTCTAGCACTGAAAGTTCTCAACTTTTCTGGGAATGGGCTTATTGGTAGCTTGCCGGTCTCAACAGCCAACTGTATCAACCTCTTGGCCTTAGATTTAAGTGGGAATTCACTAACTGGAAAGCTTCCCATGTGGCTATTTCAAGATGGTTCTCGTGATGTGTCTGCATTAAAGAATGATAACTCTACTGGAGGTATCAAGAAGATCCAGGTTTTGGATCTCTCCCACAATGCATTCTCTGGCGAGATTGGAGCTGGTCTAGGAGATCTTAGAGACCTGGAGGGATTGCATCTGTCCAGAAACTCTCTTACCGGCCCCATCCCCAGTACCATTGGGGAACTAAAGCACTTGAGCGTCCTTGATGTGAGTCACAATCAGCTCAATGGAATGATTCCTCGAGAAACAGGTGGAGCTGTTTCTTTGGAGGAGTTGAGACTTGAAAATAACTTGTTGGAGGGAAATATTCCATCTTCCATCAAGAATTGCAGTTCCCTTCGGTCTTT GATCCTGTCACATAACAAGCTGCTAGGCTCAATTCCACCAGAGCTCGCTAAACTTACAAGACTCGAAGAAGTCGACTTATCATTTAATGAACTGGCCGGAACACTTCCTAAACAGTTGGCTAATCTCGGCTATCTTCACACATTCAACATATCTCATAACCATCTCTTTGGGGAACTACCTGCAGGTGGAATCTTCAACGGTTTATCCCCAAGTTCAGTATCAGGAAACCCGGGAATTTGCGGTGCTGTTGTCAATAAGTCTTGTCCTGCCATCTCCCCTAAACCGATTGTGTTGAATCCTAATGCAACTTTCGATCCTTACAATGGTGAAATAGTGCCTCCAGGTGCTGGTCACAAAAGGATACTGCTTAGTATATCTTCTTTGATAGCCATTAGTGCTGCTGCAGCCATTGTGGTTGGTGTAATAGCCATCACGGTACTTAATCTGAGAGTGCGCGCATCAACGGTTTCAAGATCAGCAGTACCGCTCACGTTCTCAGGCGGAGATGACTTCAGTCGATCTCCCACTACTGATAGCAACTCAGGGAAGCTGGTGATGTTCTCTGGTGAACCTGATTTCAGCACTGGAACACATGCTCTGCTTAACAAAGACTGTGAGCTTGGTCGAGGTGGATTTGGAGCGGTGTACAGAACAGTTATCAGAGATGGGTATCCTGTAGCTATCAAGAAGCTCACTGTCTCGAGTCTTGTCAAGTCTCAGGACGAATTCGAAAGAGAGGTGAAGAAACTTGGAAAACTCAGGCATTCGAATCTGGTTAAACTCGAAGGATATTACTGGACAACTTCTCTCCAGCTTCTGATCTATGAGTTTCTCTCTGGTGGGAGTTTATACAAACAGTTGCACGAAGCACCAGGAGGTAATAGTTCGCTTTCTTGGAATGATCGGTTCAACATTATCCTTGGTACAGCGAAATGCTTAGCTTACTTGCACCAATCAAACATCATCCACTACAACATCAAATCGAGCAACGTGTTGCTAGACAGCTCTGGTGAGCCTAAAGTAGGAGACTACGGATTAGCGAGGCTGTTACCTATGCTAGATAGGTACGTGCTGAGTAGCAAGATACAGAGTGCGTTGGGATACATGGCTCCAGAGTTTGCTTGTAGAACGGTGAAAATAACAGAGAAATGTGATGTTTATGGATTTGGAGTCTTGGTCCTTGAAGTGGTTACAGGTAAAAAGCCTGTGGAGTATATGGAAGATGATGTTGTGGTTTTGTGTGATATGGTGAGAGAAGCTCTTGAAGATGGAAGAGCAGATGAATGTATTGACCCAAGGCTGCAAGGGAAGTTTCCGGTAGAAGAAGCGGTTGCAGTGATAAAGCTAGGGCTTATTTGCACTTCTCAGGTTCCATCAAGTAGACCACATATGGGAGAAGCTGTTAACATATTGAGGATGATCAGATGCCCTTCAGGGAGCTCAGATGAGTTGGGTTCAAGTTGA